The Antedon mediterranea chromosome 11, ecAntMedi1.1, whole genome shotgun sequence genome window below encodes:
- the LOC140061951 gene encoding peroxisomal membrane protein PEX13-like → MAAPQKPWERGATNNRLLTGYSPIASGSAGMSQRASELPPCCQPGGGGMMDGRTLGTPSISRTPPSLPPRQTQIGGYSPMSRYGMGGYGMGGYGYGGGYGSGYGSSYSPYGMYGSSGGMYGSYGGGMYGTNGSRFSAENMDSGFNQFLQQAEENSRPAFQSIESIVQAFASVSMMMESTFNAVYSSFRAVLGVADHFSRLKQHLVRVFTAFAMFRTLRYFVRKLMVLLGLRQAGIQEDVWSELQDGALVNESNPDLKSQRSPSWPVFLFLAVVLGGPYLIWKLLCSYDNEAKGVAWASGDDDHVVGRVEFDFEAANNKEVTIKAGDVINLAPKEMQPKVRGWLLASKDGKAIGLVPANYIKVLGKRRGRKHVQLEQQQMQTTIDATQSAAVGGIPQAEAVTDLQTDSQFDQVFPDVTQDNELSSSQGFHATTVGNEPKRGCCKSKDGKNVAPLSTESVGLSFKQESTMDVANEADV, encoded by the exons ATGGCTGCTCCTCAAAAGCCATGGGAAAGAGGAGCAACAAATAATCGTTTATTGACTGGTTATTCGCCCATTGCAAGCGG ATCTGCAGGGATGTCTCAACGTGCTTCAGAGTTACCACCATGTTGTCAACCAGGAGGAGGAGGTATGATGGATGGTAGAACCTTAGGCACACCAAGTATAAGCAGAACACCACCTTCCCTACCACCAAGGCAAACTCAGATTGGTGGCTACTCTCCTATGTCTCGTTATGGTATGGGTGGATATGGTATGGGTGGGTATGGCTACGGTGGTGGATATGGTAGTGGGTACGGTAGTAGCTATTCCCCTTATGGAATGTATGGGTCAAGTGGTGGTATGTACGGATCATATGGAGGAGGAATGTACGGAACAAATGGTTCACGATTTAGTGCGGAAAACATGGACAGTGGTTTCAATCAATTTCTACAACAAGCGGAAGAAAACAGTCGTCCTGCATTTCAGTCAATAGAAAGCATAGTGCAAGCATTTGCGTCAGTAAGCATGATGATGGAGTCAACGTTCAATGCTGTCTACAGCTCATTCCGTGCAGTGCTCGGTGTTGCTGATCATTTCTCACGACTCAAGCAGCATCTCGTAAGAGTTTTCACAGCATTTGCAATGTTCAGGACACTTCGTTATTTTGTGAGAAAGTTAATGGTTCTGCTAGGACTCCGGCAGGCTGGCATCCAAGAAGATGTTTGGTCTGAACTGCAGGATGGTGCCTTAGTGAATGAATCAAATCCGGACTTAAAATCTCAGCGGTCACCGTCGTGGcccgtttttttgtttttggctGTTGTGCTAGGAGGACCGTATTTAATTTGGAAATTGCTGTGCTCTTATGATAATGAAGCAAAAG GTGTTGCTTGGGCAAGTGGAGATGATGATCATGTAGTTGGACGTGTTGAATTTGATTTTGAGGCTGCAAATAACAAAGAGGTTACTATTAAAGCTGGTGATGTAATCAACTTGGCTCCCAAAG AAATGCAACCGAAGGTTCGCGGTTGGTTATTAGCAAGTAAAGATGGCAAAGCGATAGGCTTGGTTCCTGCAAATTATATCAAAGTTCTAGGTAAAAGAAGAGGGAGGAAACATGTCCAATTGGAACAGCAGCAGATGCAGACGACCATTGATGCAACACAATCAGCAGCAGTGGGAGGAATACCACAAGCAGAAGCAGTCACGGATTTACAGACAGATTCTCAGTTTGATCAAGTATTTCCTGATGTGACACAGGACAATGAATTATCCTCCAGTCAAGGGTTCCATGCCACTACTGTGGGTAATGAACCCAAAAGAGGATGTTGTAAATCAAAGGATGGTAAAAACGTTGCGCCACTCTCAACAGAGAGCGTTGGATTATCTTTTAAACAAGAATCAACAATGGATGTCGCCAATGAAGCGGACGTATAG